In Solanum lycopersicum chromosome 3, SLM_r2.1, the genomic stretch AAAAGTGTAACGCATTTGCTTTAGACTGTTTAAGTTTTTGACTCAGTCAAATATGATGCCATCAACTTAAAACATGTGAAGTCTTTGCCGCAGACGGTGAAAAGTCTTTGGCTTAGACAAGATAATGCCTTTAGCTCAAATCATGAAAAGCCTTTGTCTTAAGACAACACAAAGTCTTCGCCATGAACAATGTAAAATCATTAGCTCAAAATACAACAGTTTTGGCtcaaataatataaagtttATTCATACCTaaagtaatatttttctatttatgaaataaatggaaaatgaaAGTATAGATTggatgaataaaaagaaaattgacaaAAGCAAGACCAAGAATATAGGTTGACCTCTGTTAATGAGTTAACGCGAATTATAGTCACAAATATAGTGTCTAATAAGAAAACTCATTAACAGAAATCAATCTATATTCTTGGCCTTGCTTTcgtcaattttcttttattcatccAATCTATGATttccttttccctttatttCACAAGTGGAAAAATATTACCTTAGGTACAACtaagttttatattatttgagcCGAAAGTGTTGCATTGTTTGAGACAATGATCATACACTGCTCATGGCAAATACTTTACACCGTCTTAGGACAGGCTTTTATTGATTTGAGCAGAAGACATCATGTTGTCTGAGCTAAAGACTTTGCACCATCTGTGGCAAAGACTTCACATGTTTTAAGCTGATGACATCATATCGTCCGAACCAAAGACTTCACACCGTCTAAGGCAAAGATGTTACGTGAATTAATATTATGGAATCATGTCATTGGAGCCAAAGACTTTACATCATCTAAGGCAACGACTTTACATGATTTAAGTCTAAGGCATCATGTTGTCTGAGCCAAAGACTTTTTCACCGTATGGGGCAAAAATTACATGATTTAAGCCAAAAGCATCACATCATCTTGAGCCAAAGACTTTACATCGCTCAGACTATGCATAATTCGCAGTCAAAGAAACAGTTATCTTGATTATTGAATTACTAATTTAAGTGTAAATAAAACActtgtcattttcttttgtgCAGTTTGAATCATGCTTTACTTTAAAGATTTGACGTCCTCTTCTTCCAAGTTGCGATACCTTGTAATATACAACGAATCATAAGGATAGTGAAGTGGAGATCAAATTGCTTGTAGGTACTCCCTAGTTTAGATGATTGGACTCAAGATTTTAATTTGGACGGTATTAAATTTAAAGGTTATGTTGCAATTCAAACAAGTTAAATGAACCACTTTATGTGGCATTCcaagtaaaattaaataagtcacTAGAATTATGCCACATGTCAAAGTTATGTGGCAATCAAAgtcaaattaaataagtaacTGAAATCATGCCACGTGGCAATTCAAGTCAAATTAAATAAGCTACTAGAATCATTCACGTGTCAAAATTATGTGGCAATTTAAGTCAAATTGAATGAGCCACTAGAATAATGTCATATGTTCTGACTATCAAATCAAAGCTTTTCACTAGAGGAATGTGATATCAAATCCCATAGCCACAACACCCCCTACAATTATAAATAGGGTTCCTCATTTTttttggtgtgtgtgtgtgtgttcaAGAAGAGAGCTCGTGGATCAAAGGCTGCAAATTCATGGTCAAAAGCAAATATCAAGATCAAGTTACTAGTTCATGTTCATTATTTGTTATAACCATACAAGTGTCCGCGCCGAATAATTCAAATCCAAGTTTGAATATTCGAGATCAAGCTATTGAAGCCCTTGACTATAATTCAAGTCTAACAAATTCTAGAGTGTAACACACACTTCTTTGTGAAATCAAATACTACACTTTGTTACTCCAATTTTCTTgtcttgattatttatttttctcgaCTCGAAAATTTGTTGTTTACACTTGCATCTTGGGGAAGATACATTATTCACCATCATATCCATTGAAATAGTGCTTTCATATGCTAGTGTGAATAAGCTGTCAAGCGACTGATAATTTAAGAAACTGGGCTCTTGAATAGATGTTGAGTAGCTCTAAATTACTGCTTAATGCCTTTTTATTTGTGTTGTGTGAGcacattatatttgtattttcttattcttaGAATGAATTAGAGACTTAAGTTTGCAGTTATCATCTTCtcagaaaggaaaaaaaactttAGTTTACAGTTAATATCATTATTACCAGAAGTTtcatttcttaaataataatctGATTAATGTTTCTATGACTTGTAAGCAGATCTTGGAAAAACTCTATGGTGCCAACCACATTGCCATTGGAAATGAATTGATCAAGCTTGTCTCCCTTCAGATACTGGTGGGTGACACTGCTGCGTCTGGTAGCATTAGCAGAATTACTGCAATACTTTCGCGATATTATGGATCACATGCAGATGAAATATATCCATATTTGCGACATCTTAAAGGTAGACAAGATGCTGATTAGAGTCACATTTTATCCTGTTGAGTGCTCAAATAACAAAGCTGTAAAGTAAAAATTTGCTTGTACTTGCATGATCCATCTCCTTCACCAAGTAAAACCCACACTTCTATCAGTTTCATACTTCAATGAAGCTAAGCTGGTCCAGTCACAGGTGTTATGTAACCGCTGCTTGTTTGTTGATCTTGATGAATTGCTTTCTGAACTGTCCTAAACACATTTCTTCAGCATGAACATGGGAGTGTTTATTTGATTGACATATCATCACACCATATATGAAAGTGGGAACACCAAAGGTTGACATACCAAAATGTCCTTAACAAAGTTGATTAACATGTCtgttcacttttacttgtccattacgctaaaattaattaaatgttcattttttactttttacacGTTAAACCTTAGCATAAGTTACTATTCTCTCAAATAATTTCCAATTTTAAAGACTAcgtatcaattatgaatagtaTGATAAAATActtgtattaattattattctcaAGGGAATGCGAAATTCAACTTAATAGTCATGCTTCACCGGTTGATTGATACAATCAATATAGTGAGGCActtatataaacatatgaatatAACATGAATTTATCATGAATAACATGAGATAATTATAAAATGTATTTACATCTTTGTTTGGAGCTTTGAAATCGTAAAAAAGATGTGTCAtgcataaaatgaaataaacaatgTTTGTAGCTTTGAAatcgtaaaaaaaaaatgtgtcatacataaataaataaaaaagagaggtatatgaatgaaaagaaaaagaaatgacgCCAAGAGAGATACagtgaatgaaatgaaaaaaattaagagttACACGAGGTACCAAGAGGGAAAAGttgaaatcataaaaatgtGAATTATCCAACATGTAACTAGCTAtattaaatataacataaaGACGTATCGATTTGTCTGACTTGCATGCCATCATTCTAaaatatatcttcttttttgCTTGTAGCTATAATATCATGATGATTCAATATGATTTCTGAGTAATCAAACACAATAACTAAGTTAAACACAGCATGAAGTTACACACATCTATCATGACTTGCAAGTAGCATGCCGCAGTTCATTTCGATTCTTCTCTCTGCAGGCACTGCCACACAACTCAAGGGTATTTTAGTTCGGAATTAATTCATTGAACTTAAAACCACACAAGTTCTATTTGGGTGTTGGGTCGAATGAACACTCCCAAGCTACAACAAAGACCAAGAAACCAgttcaatatataaaaaataagcaAAGAGCTAGATGTCTTGGAAGTAATATTTGCAAAATTTTCAGTCAGAAACAGCAAAATGCTCTGTGCAAAAGATAAACAAATTGATTGTGGTCAATCATCCTACAAAAGAAACTACATTTCTAACAGTGAATTTACAAAGTACAGAGACAAATGTTTCAACAATGTAATCCCCTACTTGTGAGGTATTTTGGAGTGTACAGCATACTCCGGGGAGAATAACGCACCAGAAGGGAAAGCAAAAACCATACACACCCATCCACAAGTCAGAAGCAACAGCTGCAAGTCACAATATTAAGACTCTGCATTGGGCTGCTGTTGCTTTCTCATTGGAAGTTAGCACCTTTTTACTTACTTCCCTTGAATGCTGAAAGAGAAAAGAATGATCTTGATGCTGAAAAACAAAACACCAAAAACATCAAGGAGATGAAGGACATATACATCGCTAGAAGTTTAATCTTCAAAAATACTGGAATTTAGACAGAACTTATAACATAAACAGAAGAAAACCTTTTGTTGTACTTGCTGGAGCTGAAAGCCGGCTTGCTTGCAGTTTCTGAGCAGCAATTCTGCCAATACTTGTTTGAGCTGCAAGTGCCCGGTCTATGTAAGGTTTATcgataataaaattatgaaacagATCTCAAATGCAAGCAATAAACTTACATACAACTAAAACAGTCTACtagaatagaaaaataaaatgtttgctGTGAAGTACAAGGAAATACCGGATAGCTCATAGTCTTCCGAAGACATTTTTGGTTGTCCAGAATGCTTGGCATGAAGTGTAGCCTTTCTCAATAGATTGTCCGAACTACTTTTGGTGAGAAGTTTAGAATCCTCTGGATCCTCCTCTCCTTCTGAGAAGACATATGGGCTTGAAACACCAGTTGAATTTGAATCAGTCTTACTCTTACGAGCAAACTTTAGAAGCCGCTTCAATCCTTTCGGCACATCCTTCTGATATACCATGGTAGGAGGATTCTCAGCATTACCCCAGTCAATAACATCTTCACTGCTTTCCTCTAGCAACATTTGAGACAGAGAATGACGAACTCGGGGACTTGAGATTTTTAAAGTTGTACCATCAGTCAGAGATTCATTGGGACCAAAACCATCATTACATGGAACGGCTTGATCCTCCTGCTCCTCTATTACCACCCAGGCGCGAGGAGAAATGTTAGATTCCTCTTCAACCTCTCTTTTCAGTGCAGACTCTTCCATCCTTCCAAAATCATCTTCATTATCTGGTGTAACCTTATTGCAGCTATCcctattttcatatttttgaggGCTGTCTAACTTAATTACGGAGTTTTCATCTTCATGGATCTTTAACTCCTCAAGACCCTTGTCCTGCAGTTGATTAAGAGGACTAGAAGCAACAGAAGCAATTTCATTCTCCTCAGCTTGAACAAAGTCCTTAGATTCCCTCAAAGATTTTTCAGGCTGAGATGAAACTTTGGCCTTTATGACTGGACTATGACCAGATGCAGTACCAGACCCCTTACGAAGAAAAGGCTTTGCCTCCTTTGATTCCAGAGGCACCACACTACTTTTCTTGGCTACCCTGCTGAGTCTAGGTTTAGCAGAGGATGCAGAATCTCCAGGGGTAGGCTGAACTCTGGCTTTTGAAGGTTTGCTAGCTTTTGTCAAAGTCTGCTGTTTCTTGTCATTCCCATTTGTAACATTCTTTCTGATATTACTCGGGGGTGTTTTAACAGATTTTGCTTGGGGTTGTATCTTCTCACCCTTTTGGCTTGTCGGAGGAACTGCTTTTGTTGGCTGTGATCTTCTACGGGTAGGTGTAGTAGTACCTGCAGAATTTGTTGTAGAAGGAGTTTTAGCAGTTGATGTCCCTGCAACTCTTGGTGACGGCAAAGACGGCCATGATTTCCGTGTTGCTGGAAGTTGCGATGCTTTTGATGAAGCTTTCTTTGCAACAGAAGGTTTGGGAGTTCCATCCTTGGTATTTGTGGATTCAGGGGATTTCTTGACTGTTCTCTGGGTTCtcttaatatttgtttttttactaACATTATTTGCATTTCCTGTGACAATGTCAGCTTTTCTTTCATCAAGAATTTGTTGCATTGCTTTCAATTGTTTATCCGTCTCTGCTCTATTCCTAGCAGCTTCACCACGAAGCTTCTCATCCCTCTTCTCTTTGTAATGATCATAGAAACCACCTCGACGCTCGGCGGGACGGCTCTGTTTTTTTCCATTACTTGCTGCCAAGTTCCGATATTTGCTAGGCTTGGTTTCCATCATTTTTGTAAGCAATTGGTCTAGCTCTGCTTCCTTTTGTCGAGTCCATTCAACTGAGGCATTTAACTTTTCATCCATTTCTTCATGTTGGTTAGGGAAAGATCCCTCAGTTGTAACATTTGGACTATATGCTTTTTCTTCAGGTAAGTTTTGTTTGAAATCAGCAGCAGCCGCTTCGGTGTCCTGGCTTACAGGAGGAGGATACGAATCGGGTTTCTTTTCCAAAATTGTCTCATTTTCTCGACTTTCCAATACATTGATAGCCTCGGAAACTGGATCATCAGAAGCAACATCAACAGAGCCTTTATAGTTTTCACACACACCTGAACTCCATCTTCTCAAAACCCCTTTATTAGCACCAACTGACGCACTTAATAATGACTTTGTCCTTTGATAATCAACAGCTTGCCCTTTCTGTTTGCTCTCAAAGAGACTGATTGCATCTTGCACACTCATTCTACAGGCATTCTTCTCACCCTTTTTTGAGGTTTGCTCAGAATCTTCCTCATCACTACCGCTAGCAGCATCATCTTTATGAGAGATAGATCTTTCTCTGGCAGGAAAGTAATTTAGACTCTTAATCGTTATAGCAGTGGATCTTCGTGACCCAGACCGCCCGATTTGGACTCTTCGCATTGGAGATGCAGACCTTCTCGGAGATGCAGATCTTATGAGAGTACGACTTCTTTCCACTGATGGTTGTTCCTCCTCACTTGAACAAGCAGATTCTTCGCTTCCTGATGAGTTTTGCCTCTCTATCTGTGCAGCTTTTGCAGGGGAAGCACTATACTTCACTGGTGTATCCAACTTTGATGGTCCAGATGTTTGAGAATTGCCCCCTTCTGAACCAACATTGTCATTTGTGACATCAACTTTTGAAAGCGACAACTCTTTACCCGGAAAAGCAATAGCCCTGTTCTCCTCGCTCACAGCAATAAACTTCTGCAGACAGTTCCTGAAACAGACAACACATGATCATAACACAGTCATTAACCTgctaaaaatgattaaaagcaTTAGATCCTCCAGGCAACTAGTTCTCCCATGACTAACCTTAATTCAACAGCCCCCAGATAGTAAGAGAACTTTTCaatgttaataatattttcaaaagagcATGTAGTGCCAGCAGCTTGGTTTAAAGTAGCAGCTAATTCCCCTTTCAAAGCAGTCAACCTCAAATCTATTGCCCTCAGCAATTCATTCCTGTTCACCATTAGATTATTTGGAGATGGTAGATTAATTTCTGAAATTTAGAATTGTAAGAGGCATAGGGACATACTTGGAAGCTTTCGATGAAGGGTTATCATCTTCCTGGAGTGGTATCAAAGATCATGTTATCTTTCAATGTGTATATGGAATAAAAGTACGAAACTTCTGAAAaagacataaataaataatattccaGGAACAGAGATGGATAATTTACTTGCTGCAATGATGACACTGTACCACTTGAGTAATCGCATTCTGctagaagaaagaaaaacaatatcagttgttatttttttcctttttcttctgATTGATACTCCACAAGAGAGAGACAGTTGCAGCAGCAACCATAATCTAGGCTACATTGTTCAGCAAGAACAGTAAGACTAACCTGCTTCCCCGCTCCCAATACGATCCTGAGGACCCTAAAGGAATAATAAACTCTTAATATACTGCTCGTTACAGGTTCTAGACATTAATTGAAGGGTCAGAATAATTATACAGATAGATAAAAATCACCTTTGAATATAAAGAAACATGAAATTTCCGAGCTTCTTCAAGCTGAGATATTTCATTTACCATGACCTTGGTCATATCAATTATAGGTGATGAGCTGATAATACGAAGAAACCTGGAAATACAGGGAATGGAGTAAGTGTATACGGAGGTTCAGAAAAATGTTTAAGAAACAGTTTGAAGTAAATGATGACTGAGTGACTgctaaaaaaagtaaatgatgACTTGAGTATACCTGATCAATGTGGATTTTGTAAACCATTTAGCATCACTAAGATTCCCTAGAGGTCTAAATCTGAAATTGGCATCTGAACCCTTTGAGTGcaaagatttgattttgggACAATGAAGTATCAACTGCTCCAGAAGTCCAGAGGCCGCTGTTACTAACTTGTTGCCATAGCAGATATGTGCCTCGTACCTGCACCaagatatatttaaattagGAAAAACTATTATCAGGAGAACCGTGATCCACGTTAGAATTAAAAGCCTGTTGGGATTCACTAATTTTAAGTGTTTCCAAGCATTTTTGTACTGTTTGGATAGTATAAAAAAAGTGCATTTGAACACTTGATTTTAagccaaaataagtaaaaaagaaaacataagccTATTATTATTGAGAGCTCCAGAGACTAGGCCAAAATCTCATAAGAGCAACTACTCTCCACTTCTCACATCTCATATGGGTGAATTCATAAAGTGTATACTATTTTAAATACACCATCCTTAAAGACTATGAATTCATTAAGAGTTAATAACTCGTCCCTCATAATTAGCAGTAACTAAAGCATTTTATGTTAGTGTGCAATGTCAAGATTGACTTCTTATTACTCATATGAATCTATTCCATGGGATCTCCAATAACATAAGTTGCGTTACTATCTTTATTGACAATCATATTGACCTTATCCCCATCTCTTTTGAAGTTTGAAGAATTATTTCTTCCCACAATTTGTTAAGTGAATCGGCTAAATTCATCTTTGACTTCACATAATCCATGGTAATTATTTCATCCTACTTAACAACATCATGTTTCAATTTCACGTGTTTACTCGGACTCTAATAAGTTTTATTCTTCACAATAGCAATTGCGGCTTGACCATCACAGTGCATACACACAAGAGGcagcaaatcatttttttgaaGGGATATTCACTAAGAAATTACTCAGCTACTCAAAACTTAACTCCAGAACTACAAGGTCTAACTCCATAGTCAATCTAGTAATAATTGTTTGATTAGCTAATTTTCATGATACTGTACCACCACCTAAGGTGAACCATAACCACTAGTGGATTTTGTATAATCTGAATCAGAGATCCAAATCCAATTTGCACCACAATATCCTTCTAATGTAAAAGGAAAACTATACAAGATGTCATAATTCATGGTTCCTCTCAAATATTTCACCCCTCTAAGTAATGCAGATCCATGCTCTTTATTGGGACTACATCTACgcacaacataaaatatatcacGCCCACTAAAATTCATTTAATGAAGCAACCTCCAATTAAAGGGCAATTGGGTCActattattctttttcaattgaGAGTTATCCATCGTAAGGAGTGACCACATGAATCACCTCAAAACATTCAAACTTCTTAAGAAGTCTTCTCACAATGTTGTTGTGACAACATTATCCATTTTCACTCCTTATAACTTTTAACTCCTAATATCATAATTActtcaccaagatctttcatatcaagaTTAATAGACAAAAACAGTTTGACAATTTACATAATTTGAACTTGTACCAAATATGAGCAtgttataaacatataaaaGCATATTATCACATAATCAATGGTGATGCTATTATCGGTCTAAGTTTGGTTTATAGTCCAAAAAGCACCAAACATACTACACTTGATCAAGCAAATCCAGCAAGTTAAACGCTTCTTCCTGTAAGTTCTTGTGAAATATGTGGCATATTGTaggcaaaatatttatttcaaaatgtaTTTGAGAAACCAAACATAAAGTGTATTTGAGAGGTTAAAATCTCAACGCCAACGAAAGCAATGTGGCAGCAAAAGAATTAGCCAAGAAAATTCTTACAATTGTCAACGCCTCTCATCACTTGTCAAATGGTGGCAATAGATGTCTATAAATAGGCATGAGTATTTACAGAAAAATAGATCCCAATACAAGCTACAAAAGTATGTCGATTGCCCTAAATGTTGGACTTCAAAAGTAACCAACAACAACCCCAACTGGTCTATTATCCTGCTACACTAGGTACAAACTAAAATTTGTTTTAAGTTATTTTGGTATACTGAAGAAATATATGTCAAACATGAACTCCCTGTTTCAATAAGGGAGAAACAAAATGTAAGGCAACAAAAAACTGAAAATGATACAGCCAATTGAAATTTAAACAAAAGTCTGACCTGTTCTGGCTTGGAAAAATCTGAAATTCAACATAGTCCATCAAGACATCAGCATCCATTCCATCCTCCATCTTTAAAGACTAAGCCTGGTGAAAGGAAACTGGTTAAAGATCTCAATGTAAGAATGACATGATTATTCATCACTCTCAATCGTTTTAGCAGTAGCAGTAGCAGTAATATATACTCAAAGAGGAAGTCATCTGACATGTACGGTGTTCTAAATTCAACAAAGAAGTCATTTTGATCGAAGACGAATCAAACAATAACAAATGAATCAACCCAACATTGCGAAAAATAATCTATCTATTCACCTGATAaaacaacatgaacataatCAAATCTCAACTATCCAAAGATCAATAAGCTGAAATTAAACAAAAGCAACAAAAGAGCACAAAAAAAGAACCAACATTTACACAAGAAAGAAACAATCTTGGATTTAGAAAAGTACCACTGACCCAGAAATGCTTAGTCCAAGAATGTCAAGTTTCAAACTTGGATCAACTAAAATCTACCTGGGTTTCTGCAGAAGAGTAAAATGCAGGTGGAAATAGAGCACACCCTTCAAAGttgcagaaaaaaaaaagaagcaaaaagttGTTGCCTTGTTAGTGAAGATCTCAAATGGGGGTTCGATTCAAGAACATAAAAAGATTTAGACTTTGATAAAAGTTGTGGTCACAGCCC encodes the following:
- the LOC101251662 gene encoding uncharacterized protein isoform X7, with protein sequence MKYLSLKKLGNFMFLYIQRIVLGAGKQQNAITQVVQCHHCSKKMITLHRKLPNLRLTALKGELAATLNQAAGTTCSFENIINIEKFSYYLGAVELRNCLQKFIAVSEENRAIAFPGKELSLSKVDVTNDNVGSEGGNSQTSGPSKLDTPVKYSASPAKAAQIERQNSSGSEESACSSEEEQPSVERSRTLIRSASPRRSASPMRRVQIGRSGSRRSTAITIKSLNYFPARERSISHKDDAASGSDEEDSEQTSKKGEKNACRMSVQDAISLFESKQKGQAVDYQRTKSLLSASVGANKGVLRRWSSGVCENYKGSVDVASDDPVSEAINVLESRENETILEKKPDSYPPPVSQDTEAAAADFKQNLPEEKAYSPNVTTEGSFPNQHEEMDEKLNASVEWTRQKEAELDQLLTKMMETKPSKYRNLAASNGKKQSRPAERRGGFYDHYKEKRDEKLRGEAARNRAETDKQLKAMQQILDERKADIVTGNANNVSKKTNIKRTQRTVKKSPESTNTKDGTPKPSVAKKASSKASQLPATRKSWPSLPSPRVAGTSTAKTPSTTNSAGTTTPTRRRSQPTKAVPPTSQKGEKIQPQAKSVKTPPSNIRKNVTNGNDKKQQTLTKASKPSKARVQPTPGDSASSAKPRLSRVAKKSSVVPLESKEAKPFLRKGSGTASGHSPVIKAKVSSQPEKSLRESKDFVQAEENEIASVASSPLNQLQDKGLEELKIHEDENSVIKLDSPQKYENRDSCNKVTPDNEDDFGRMEESALKREVEEESNISPRAWVVIEEQEDQAVPCNDGFGPNESLTDGTTLKISSPRVRHSLSQMLLEESSEDVIDWGNAENPPTMVYQKDVPKGLKRLLKFARKSKTDSNSTGVSSPYVFSEGEEDPEDSKLLTKSSSDNLLRKATLHAKHSGQPKMSSEDYELSAQTSIGRIAAQKLQASRLSAPASTTKASRSFFSLSAFKGSK
- the LOC101251662 gene encoding uncharacterized protein isoform X6, whose amino-acid sequence is MKYLSLKKLGNFMFLYIQRVLRIVLGAGKQNAITQVVQCHHCSKKMITLHRKLPNLRLTALKGELAATLNQAAGTTCSFENIINIEKFSYYLGAVELRNCLQKFIAVSEENRAIAFPGKELSLSKVDVTNDNVGSEGGNSQTSGPSKLDTPVKYSASPAKAAQIERQNSSGSEESACSSEEEQPSVERSRTLIRSASPRRSASPMRRVQIGRSGSRRSTAITIKSLNYFPARERSISHKDDAASGSDEEDSEQTSKKGEKNACRMSVQDAISLFESKQKGQAVDYQRTKSLLSASVGANKGVLRRWSSGVCENYKGSVDVASDDPVSEAINVLESRENETILEKKPDSYPPPVSQDTEAAAADFKQNLPEEKAYSPNVTTEGSFPNQHEEMDEKLNASVEWTRQKEAELDQLLTKMMETKPSKYRNLAASNGKKQSRPAERRGGFYDHYKEKRDEKLRGEAARNRAETDKQLKAMQQILDERKADIVTGNANNVSKKTNIKRTQRTVKKSPESTNTKDGTPKPSVAKKASSKASQLPATRKSWPSLPSPRVAGTSTAKTPSTTNSAGTTTPTRRRSQPTKAVPPTSQKGEKIQPQAKSVKTPPSNIRKNVTNGNDKKQQTLTKASKPSKARVQPTPGDSASSAKPRLSRVAKKSSVVPLESKEAKPFLRKGSGTASGHSPVIKAKVSSQPEKSLRESKDFVQAEENEIASVASSPLNQLQDKGLEELKIHEDENSVIKLDSPQKYENRDSCNKVTPDNEDDFGRMEESALKREVEEESNISPRAWVVIEEQEDQAVPCNDGFGPNESLTDGTTLKISSPRVRHSLSQMLLEESSEDVIDWGNAENPPTMVYQKDVPKGLKRLLKFARKSKTDSNSTGVSSPYVFSEGEEDPEDSKLLTKSSSDNLLRKATLHAKHSGQPKMSSEDYELSAQTSIGRIAAQKLQASRLSAPASTTKASRSFFSLSAFKGSK
- the LOC101251662 gene encoding uncharacterized protein isoform X8, whose protein sequence is MKYLSLKKLGNFMFLYIQRIVLGAGKQNAITQVVQCHHCSKKMITLHRKLPNLRLTALKGELAATLNQAAGTTCSFENIINIEKFSYYLGAVELRNCLQKFIAVSEENRAIAFPGKELSLSKVDVTNDNVGSEGGNSQTSGPSKLDTPVKYSASPAKAAQIERQNSSGSEESACSSEEEQPSVERSRTLIRSASPRRSASPMRRVQIGRSGSRRSTAITIKSLNYFPARERSISHKDDAASGSDEEDSEQTSKKGEKNACRMSVQDAISLFESKQKGQAVDYQRTKSLLSASVGANKGVLRRWSSGVCENYKGSVDVASDDPVSEAINVLESRENETILEKKPDSYPPPVSQDTEAAAADFKQNLPEEKAYSPNVTTEGSFPNQHEEMDEKLNASVEWTRQKEAELDQLLTKMMETKPSKYRNLAASNGKKQSRPAERRGGFYDHYKEKRDEKLRGEAARNRAETDKQLKAMQQILDERKADIVTGNANNVSKKTNIKRTQRTVKKSPESTNTKDGTPKPSVAKKASSKASQLPATRKSWPSLPSPRVAGTSTAKTPSTTNSAGTTTPTRRRSQPTKAVPPTSQKGEKIQPQAKSVKTPPSNIRKNVTNGNDKKQQTLTKASKPSKARVQPTPGDSASSAKPRLSRVAKKSSVVPLESKEAKPFLRKGSGTASGHSPVIKAKVSSQPEKSLRESKDFVQAEENEIASVASSPLNQLQDKGLEELKIHEDENSVIKLDSPQKYENRDSCNKVTPDNEDDFGRMEESALKREVEEESNISPRAWVVIEEQEDQAVPCNDGFGPNESLTDGTTLKISSPRVRHSLSQMLLEESSEDVIDWGNAENPPTMVYQKDVPKGLKRLLKFARKSKTDSNSTGVSSPYVFSEGEEDPEDSKLLTKSSSDNLLRKATLHAKHSGQPKMSSEDYELSAQTSIGRIAAQKLQASRLSAPASTTKASRSFFSLSAFKGSK
- the LOC101251662 gene encoding COP1-interacting protein 7-like isoform X3, with translation MEDGMDADVLMDYVEFQIFPSQNRYEAHICYGNKLVTAASGLLEQLILHCPKIKSLHSKGSDANFRFRPLGNLSDAKWFTKSTLIRFLRIISSSPIIDMTKVMVNEISQLEEARKFHVSLYSKDRIGSGEAAECDYSSGTVSSLQQEDDNPSSKASKNELLRAIDLRLTALKGELAATLNQAAGTTCSFENIINIEKFSYYLGAVELRNCLQKFIAVSEENRAIAFPGKELSLSKVDVTNDNVGSEGGNSQTSGPSKLDTPVKYSASPAKAAQIERQNSSGSEESACSSEEEQPSVERSRTLIRSASPRRSASPMRRVQIGRSGSRRSTAITIKSLNYFPARERSISHKDDAASGSDEEDSEQTSKKGEKNACRMSVQDAISLFESKQKGQAVDYQRTKSLLSASVGANKGVLRRWSSGVCENYKGSVDVASDDPVSEAINVLESRENETILEKKPDSYPPPVSQDTEAAAADFKQNLPEEKAYSPNVTTEGSFPNQHEEMDEKLNASVEWTRQKEAELDQLLTKMMETKPSKYRNLAASNGKKQSRPAERRGGFYDHYKEKRDEKLRGEAARNRAETDKQLKAMQQILDERKADIVTGNANNVSKKTNIKRTQRTVKKSPESTNTKDGTPKPSVAKKASSKASQLPATRKSWPSLPSPRVAGTSTAKTPSTTNSAGTTTPTRRRSQPTKAVPPTSQKGEKIQPQAKSVKTPPSNIRKNVTNGNDKKQQTLTKASKPSKARVQPTPGDSASSAKPRLSRVAKKSSVVPLESKEAKPFLRKGSGTASGHSPVIKAKVSSQPEKSLRESKDFVQAEENEIASVASSPLNQLQDKGLEELKIHEDENSVIKLDSPQKYENRDSCNKVTPDNEDDFGRMEESALKREVEEESNISPRAWVVIEEQEDQAVPCNDGFGPNESLTDGTTLKISSPRVRHSLSQMLLEESSEDVIDWGNAENPPTMVYQKDVPKGLKRLLKFARKSKTDSNSTGVSSPYVFSEGEEDPEDSKLLTKSSSDNLLRKATLHAKHSGQPKMSSEDYELSAQTSIGRIAAQKLQASRLSAPASTTKASRSFFSLSAFKGSK